One Festucalex cinctus isolate MCC-2025b chromosome 1, RoL_Fcin_1.0, whole genome shotgun sequence genomic region harbors:
- the LOC144007060 gene encoding E3 SUMO-protein ligase ZBED1-like — translation MTSADKDTPMELQAASASLKSPVWKHFAFPVSYVDNVRVVDKNTTVCKICYVRVPYLATGNTTNMAGHLRRHHKDLDLTNSTRSGKTTVQTTISSSFTGKLPHTSARAKTITNAIGLFIAADLQPYSAVESAGFKHLINVLEPRYSMPSRSHLSTKVLPCMYEDAKEKVLLGLSNAELVAITTDGWTSRATQSYITITAHYVNKNWEIESPVLQTRPIYESHTSDNLAEVLKEAVQEWKLDRQDTTIPVTTDNAKNIVNASNSAGLSPHIGCFAHTVNLASQKGLGVNQISRLLGKVRRVVTFFHKSTTAAAALKAKQEMLHLPHHKLVQDVSTRWNSSYDMLARYLEQQAAIYSALTEKDVKKSAKELITLSDQDVTVMEDMIQVLKPLKTVTSLLSSEQQPTVSMILPLKHTILTSMKHNDTDSQIVKDVKSAIATNMEGRYSDPKLQQFLNESTSLDPRFKSLPHLDDLSQNEIFNSLTEKIIQKHSMQSQASEQGTSQNPADDPETASPSEGSPPAKRTALSELFGDFFSTAHTASSTPKHLSDVIKEEIELYKMAKVISVDANPLKWWKDHEHQYPNLSKLSKHYLAVQATSVASERVFSTAGDIVTAQRAALSPENVDILIFLKKNLKM, via the exons ATGACAAGCGCGGACAAAGACACGCCAATGGAGCTTCAAGCCGCTTCCGCTTCTCTCAAGTCACCAGTGTGGAAACATTTTGCTTTCCctgtgagttatgtcgacaacgttcgcGTTGTGGACAAAAATACCACAGTTTGCAAAATATGTTATGTGCGCGTACCGTACCTGGCCACGGGAAACACTACAAACATGGcaggacatttacgcaggcatcacaaagatttagatttgacaaattcaactagaagtgggaaaactacGGTCCaaacaactatttcatcctcatttacaggaaaacttccacacacttcagctcgcgcaaAAACTATAACGAACGctataggtctatttatagcggcagacctgcagccttattcGGCGGTAGAAagcgctggattcaaacatttaattaatgtacttgaaccacgctacagtatgcccagcaggTCGCATCTTTCAACCAAAGTGTTGCCCTGCATGTATGAAGACGCTAAAGAAAAAGTTTTGCTGGGCCTGAGCAATGCAGAGTTAGTTGCTATAACAACAGATGGCTGGACCTCAAGAGCAACTCAAAGTTACATCACTATCACAGCACACTACGTGAATAAGAACTGGGAGATTGAAAGTCCAGTCCTTCAAACTCGCCCTATCTATGAATCACACACAAGCGATAATTTGGCAGAAGTATTAAAGGAAGCGGTACAAGAATGGAAACTGGACAGACAAGACACCACCATCCCTGTAACCACAGACAATGCCAAAAACATTGTCAATGCCTCAAATTCAGCTGGATTGTCACCACATATAGGATGTTTTGCGCACACAGTGAACCTGGCATCCCAGAAGGGATTGGGAGTAAACCAGATTTCTCGTCTGTTGGGCAAAGTCAGGAGGGTGGTCACCTTTTTTCATAAGAGCACAACTGCAGCAGCTGCATTAAAGGCCAAACAAGAGATGCTCCACCTTCCGCATCACAAGTTGGTTCAAGATGTTTCTACAAGGTGGAACTCCAGCTATGACATGCTCGCACGCTACTTAGAGCAACAAGCTGCTATTTATTCAGCACTCACAGAGAAAGATGTTAAAAAGAGTGCCAAAGAGCTCATCACACTCTCTGATCAAGACGTGACTGTCATGGAAGATATGATCCAGGTACTGAAGCCCCTGAAAACAGTCACATCTCTACTGAGCTCAGAACAGCAGCCAACCGTGTCTATGATCCTGCCACTCAAACACACCATTCTCACATCAATGAAACACAATGACACAGATTCACAAATTGTGAAGGATGTTAAATCTGCTATTGCAACCAACATGGAAGGGAGGTATTCCGATCCCAAACTTCAACAGTTCTTGAATGAGAGCACTTCCTTGGATCCTCGGTTCAAGTCTTTACCCCACCTGGATGACCTCTCTCAGAATGAGATCTTCAATAGTCTGACAGAGAAAATCATACAAAAGCATTCCATGCAG TCTCAGGCCTCAGAACAAGGAACCAGCCAAAACCCTGCAGATGATCCGGAAACTGCATCACCTAGTGAAGGCAGCCCCCCAGCAAAGAGAACAGCACTCAGTGAACTGTTTGGTGATTTTTTCAGCACAGCCCACACTGCATCATCAACACCAAAACATTTGTCTGATGTTATCAAAGAGGAGATTGAGCTATACAAGATGGCTAAAGTAATTTCTGTGGATGCAAATCCACTGAAATGGTGGAAGGACCATGAGCATCAGTACCCAAATTTGTCCAAGCTCTCCAAACATTATCTTGCTGTGCAAGCAACAAGTGTAGCAAGTGAGAGAGTGTTCTCCACAGCAGGGGATATTGTGACTGCTCAAAGAGCAGCCCTTTCTCCAGAGAATGTTGACATTCTCATCTTCTTaaagaaaaacttgaaaatgtaa